CCTTCCAGATCTCGGTATCTGTACACTGTTTAATTTGTTATTCGTAAAGAATACTATGCTTCACCTTAGGAAGAGAATAACATGGCGGGCTAATAAGGCGCCCTTTCTGAGGGGAACTGTTTGTGTGTATGGAATGTATTCTACTCTTTTTTAGCGCATGCCAGACCAGAATGTCGTTCATTTTCATTGTGGATGAAAAGAAATCCTGGTATATGGACCTTCAACAGttgaatttccttctgattataaGGGAAAATCGATAAAATGAACTGTGTCAATGATGGGAAACAAGAAAAGGTGCTTGTGGTGTACCTAGTAAAGTAGAATCCTGGGTTTTGGCTATGTTGTTCTCCGGTGAAAAATTATTGCCTGCTTTGGGATGCATTGAACCAACCAACAACTGGTTTACCTATCCGATTCTCATTCCAAGTTTGATTCGATTAACTTCAACATCAGCCTGTGACTTTCGCAAATACTGACAATCTCCATTTCTCCcataaaagaaacaagaaaggaaaaaaagaactgCAGTGCAAAACGAAAGAGAGGAACCCAATCAACGTTGTTATTTTCAGTGTGATTTCAGTAAATGAACAAACTCCTTGGTGCTTATCAGAATGCCACTCATTTGTAATATTCAAACTGCAACATcaatttatatgattttttttttctttcataccCTCTACTTTTTCAAAcacattctctcttttttactcAACCAACAGAGAAATTATGCTCAATAAGCTGCTTCAACTTCTCAACCACGTCATCCAtctcttctttttgcttctcTCTCATCCTCATACCCAATTCTTGAGCATTTCTTTTGGcctccttccctttttcctcCACCATCACTTGTTGTATAACTCTTGCCAATTTCTCCCTCCTGAACCCCCCACTTCCCCTGTCCACCTCCATGCCCACACCAATCTCCACCACAAGTTTTGCATTCAGAGGCTGATCAAGGTGCATTGGCATGGCTAAGATTGGAACTCCAAAAAGAATTGCCTCCAATGTTGAGCTCCAACCACAGTGGCTCACAAACCCACCTATGCTTGGATGTCCCAAAATCTCAGCCTGTGGGGCCCATCCTTCCACAACCAGTCCTCTGTCCCCAATCCTCTGTAGAAATCCTTGTGGTAGAGCCTCATGTATTGTAACATCCTCTCCACCATGAAATCTGAGAACCCAGATGAAGCCCACATTGCTGAGCTCCAATCCATAAGCAatcttctccctctcttcttcagAAAGGAAGTACTCACTCCCAAAGAAACTAGCACAACTGAAGAAAGTTGTTTCTTATTGAGCCACTCCATGACCTTCTCTCCATCACCGTCCTTGTTGGCAGGTTCTTGAAGAAGAGGCCCAACAGTCACCACCTTCCTTTTCACTAATTCAGAGAGATAGTCAACATACTTGCCTTCTGTGACTCTGGATGTTTTTATCAAGACTATGTTGGATGACCTCTCCATGCACTCCCAGAACCTCTCCTTGTTCTTGTATCCATTGGCACTGGCATTCATCAACTTGGCGATTCTATAGTTCTCAGACTTGGGCAAAGTCAAAGCCGAAAAGGGGTATTTATTGAAGGGGCAATGAGTGGAGTgagtgaagaaagaaagaaggcagCCCCCATAGTAAGGAAAACCACAGCATTTATGTTCAGCTCACTAGCTGCAACTGAGGCCCATGGTTGAAGATAATCAAAGATGACTAAGTCTGGCTTGAGGGATCCGAGGATGTCAAAGAAGGAAGACTTTGCAGAATTGAAGGCGGATTTGAGGGTGGACATGAGATGAGGAGGGAGATCCTTGGTGGTGTGATAGTGAGGAGGAAGTTGTGGGAACTCATCAGATGGAAGGTGAAGATCAACGAGTTGTATTGAAGGAACACAGTCTTGAGCAAGAATGGTGTCTCTGAGAGGCTTTAGATTGATGGGTGTGGAGCAGAAGTATATGTGGAAGTCCCTGTGTGAGAGCTTCTTGCCTAGCTCCAGGAAAGGAGAGATGTGACCATGAGCTAACCATGGCAACATCAGAATACTAGGTTTCTGTGTTGTGGTGCTCATTTTCCTCTCTACTTGCTTAAGCACTAATCTGTGTTTACTGATTAATCAGGAGAAAGATTGGAAGATGAACATATCCGAAGGTAATCAACACCACGGCACATGTTTCTTTGGGGGACTATGTCAAAAGAagccttctttttttgtcagttTTTGGTTAACTTATTCTCGTTGCAAAGAATCCGAATTACAATTGCCTTCTATCGCTAATAAAGTAATAACACGATGTGGTAAACCCATTATGAATGGTCTAGATCAaatcattaattatatttatcaAATGACTTAGTGATATCAGGGAATGATTCCACCAAAcaccaaaaacaaatccaacCTTTG
The window above is part of the Eucalyptus grandis isolate ANBG69807.140 chromosome 6, ASM1654582v1, whole genome shotgun sequence genome. Proteins encoded here:
- the LOC104435727 gene encoding beta-D-glucosyl crocetin beta-1,6-glucosyltransferase, whose product is MSTTTQKPSILMLPWLAHGHISPFLELGKKLSHRDFHIYFCSTPINLKPLRDTILAQDCVPSIQLVDLHLPSDEFPQLPPHYHTTKDLPPHLMSTLKSAFNSAKSSFFDILGSLKPDLVIFDYLQPWASVAASELNINAVSENYRIAKLMNASANGYKNKERFWECMERSSNIVLIKTSRVTEGKYVDYLSELVKRKVVTVGPLLQEPANKDEEREKIAYGLELSNVGFIWVLRFHGGEDVTIHEALPQGFLQRIGDRGLVVEGWAPQAEILGHPSIGGFVSHCGWSSTLEAILFGVPILAMPMHLDQPLNAKLVVEIGVGMEVDRGSGGFRREKLARVIQQVMVEEKGKEAKRNAQELGMRMREKQKEEMDDVVEKLKQLIEHNFSVG